From the genome of Streptomyces sp. NBC_00659, one region includes:
- the dacB gene encoding D-alanyl-D-alanine carboxypeptidase/D-alanyl-D-alanine endopeptidase yields the protein MRPMICGRLRTWAGAGATLALLAGAAAAGTPAAAHDDDLGPAIEAIMHKPGYEHAQWGVLETDPETGRVIHSQFPNQFFVPGSTVKLVTISTAWHTLGPNHRFTTPVMATGTRTGSTLHGNLALVAQGDLTMGGRTKPDGSVDYTDIDHTEAAIPGATLTPENPLAGINKIARQIRDAGITRVDGNVIIDPRLFTPPALSPQPTPLILNDNLIDLLTTPTTPGKPAKLFWRPQVSPYHVTSTVRTVSSGGTTSVNVTASPDGTQIHLSGTIAAGSQPLLRVSNIQDPNAFGRTALIEALARVGVTVTAPPTGPNPQKELPASYRNTPRVAAYVSPPYSQYAKLILKVSHNLGANLALCNMAVARGSKNCFDAFPIEHDFLTNVARIDPKQFQLADGRGGVPAERVTPNGLVELLTYWLHTPDAEAFRSLLPILGVDGSNGISCTTDCPAKGKVFAKPGTIIGDDYLNQELAATAQNEAGYLQTDDGRLLTFFVGVNGAATQDIQSFISIFNDVNQITALLQEQASADEAHH from the coding sequence ATGAGACCGATGATCTGTGGCCGGCTCCGGACCTGGGCCGGTGCCGGAGCGACACTCGCGCTTCTGGCGGGGGCGGCCGCCGCCGGCACGCCGGCGGCGGCGCACGACGACGACCTCGGGCCCGCCATCGAGGCGATCATGCACAAGCCCGGTTACGAGCACGCGCAGTGGGGCGTACTGGAGACGGACCCGGAGACCGGCCGGGTGATCCACTCCCAGTTCCCGAACCAGTTCTTCGTCCCCGGCTCGACGGTCAAGCTGGTCACCATCTCGACCGCCTGGCACACCCTCGGCCCGAACCACCGTTTCACCACCCCCGTGATGGCGACCGGCACCCGCACCGGGTCGACGCTGCACGGAAACCTGGCACTGGTCGCCCAGGGCGATCTGACCATGGGCGGGCGCACCAAGCCCGACGGGTCCGTCGACTACACCGACATCGACCACACCGAGGCCGCGATCCCCGGCGCGACCCTCACCCCGGAGAACCCGCTCGCCGGCATCAACAAGATCGCCCGGCAGATCCGCGACGCGGGCATCACCAGGGTCGACGGCAACGTCATCATCGACCCCCGTCTGTTCACTCCTCCCGCGCTGAGCCCGCAGCCCACCCCGCTGATCCTCAACGACAACCTGATCGACCTGCTGACGACTCCGACCACGCCGGGGAAGCCGGCAAAGCTGTTCTGGCGCCCGCAGGTCTCGCCGTACCACGTCACCTCCACCGTCCGGACGGTCTCCAGCGGGGGGACCACCTCCGTCAACGTGACCGCTTCGCCCGACGGCACCCAGATCCACCTCTCCGGCACCATCGCCGCCGGTTCACAGCCGCTGCTGCGGGTTTCCAACATCCAGGACCCCAATGCCTTCGGCCGCACCGCGCTGATCGAGGCCCTGGCCCGTGTCGGCGTCACCGTCACCGCGCCGCCCACCGGCCCCAACCCGCAGAAGGAGCTGCCCGCCTCCTACCGCAACACCCCCCGCGTCGCCGCGTACGTCTCCCCGCCCTACAGCCAGTACGCCAAGCTGATCCTCAAGGTCAGCCACAACCTCGGCGCCAACCTGGCCCTGTGCAACATGGCCGTCGCACGCGGCAGCAAGAACTGCTTCGACGCGTTCCCGATCGAGCACGACTTCCTCACCAACGTCGCGCGGATCGACCCGAAACAGTTCCAGCTCGCCGACGGGCGTGGCGGCGTGCCGGCCGAGCGGGTCACCCCGAACGGCCTCGTCGAGCTCCTCACCTACTGGCTGCACACCCCCGACGCCGAGGCCTTCAGGAGTCTGCTCCCGATCCTCGGCGTCGACGGCTCGAACGGCATCTCCTGCACCACCGACTGCCCGGCCAAGGGCAAGGTCTTCGCCAAGCCCGGCACGATCATCGGTGACGACTACCTGAACCAGGAGCTCGCGGCCACGGCGCAGAACGAGGCGGGCTATCTGCAGACCGACGACGGCCGTCTGCTGACCTTCTTCGTCGGCGTCAACGGCGCCGCCACCCAGGACATCCAGAGTTTCATCAGCATCTTCAACGACGTGAACCAGATCACCGCCCTCCTCCAGGAGCAGGCCTCGGCGGACGAAGCGCACCACTAG
- a CDS encoding SCO5918 family protein, which produces MRCVIARFPFDLSKSGVLASMKGIKPEPITGESVIIGRCHYPVKQVGEVITRQDRRDFTSGEVTRAMTRLGFTCRTPQVAAPPIALSPLQNASALLGGEHLPAQA; this is translated from the coding sequence ATGCGCTGCGTCATCGCCCGCTTCCCGTTCGACCTCTCCAAGAGTGGAGTGCTGGCCTCGATGAAGGGGATCAAGCCCGAGCCGATCACGGGCGAGTCCGTGATCATCGGTCGCTGCCACTACCCCGTCAAGCAGGTGGGCGAGGTCATCACCCGTCAGGACCGCCGCGATTTCACGAGCGGGGAAGTGACCCGGGCCATGACCCGCCTCGGCTTCACCTGCCGCACTCCGCAGGTGGCCGCGCCCCCGATCGCTCTCAGCCCGCTCCAGAACGCCTCCGCGCTGCTCGGCGGCGAGCACCTCCCCGCTCAGGCTTGA
- a CDS encoding DEAD/DEAH box helicase translates to MNRTRTNDRFARTRTEGGSSRRGGSRFGATSAGGRSGSSGRPKSYGRQPAAPQGEFALPETITPALPAVQEFADLALPAPLLAALGHEGVSVPFPIQGATLPNSLAGRDVLGRGRTGSGKTLAFGLALLARTAGQRAEPRQPLALVLVPTRELAQQVTDALTPYARSVRLRMATVVGGMSIGRQAGALRGGAEVVVATPGRLKDLIERGDCRLNQVAITVLDEADQMADMGFMPQVTALLDQVRPEGQRMLFSATLDRNVDLLVRRYLTDPVVHSVDPSAGAVTTMEHHVLHVHAADKSRTTTEIAARDGRVIMFLDTKHAVDRLTEHLLNSGVRAASLHGGKSQPQRTRTLAQFKTGHVTVLVATNVAARGIHVDQLDLVVNVDPPTDPKDYLHRGGRTARAGESGSVVTLVMPNQRREMTRLMAAAGITPQTSQVRSGEAELSRITGAQAPSGVPVVIRAPVTERPRRAASASSRGRRGRSGQGRSTGTAARRTPQA, encoded by the coding sequence ATGAACCGCACACGTACGAACGATCGTTTCGCCCGCACTCGCACCGAGGGCGGCAGTTCCAGAAGGGGCGGCAGCCGCTTCGGGGCCACCTCCGCCGGCGGCCGTTCCGGCTCCTCCGGCAGGCCGAAGAGCTACGGACGTCAACCGGCCGCACCCCAGGGCGAGTTCGCGTTGCCGGAGACGATCACCCCCGCCCTGCCGGCCGTGCAGGAGTTCGCCGATCTCGCCCTGCCGGCGCCGCTGCTCGCGGCGCTCGGCCACGAAGGCGTGTCCGTCCCCTTCCCGATCCAGGGGGCGACCCTGCCGAACTCCCTCGCGGGCCGTGACGTACTCGGCCGGGGCCGCACAGGTTCCGGAAAGACCCTCGCCTTCGGCCTCGCGCTGCTGGCCCGTACCGCCGGGCAGCGCGCCGAGCCCCGCCAGCCGCTGGCCCTGGTCCTGGTACCCACCCGCGAACTGGCCCAGCAGGTCACCGACGCGCTCACCCCGTACGCCCGCTCCGTGCGGCTGCGGATGGCCACCGTGGTCGGCGGGATGTCGATCGGCCGGCAGGCCGGTGCCTTGCGCGGCGGGGCGGAAGTCGTCGTCGCGACCCCGGGCAGGCTCAAGGACCTCATCGAGCGGGGCGACTGCCGGCTGAACCAGGTCGCCATCACCGTCCTCGACGAGGCCGACCAGATGGCCGACATGGGCTTCATGCCGCAGGTCACCGCACTGCTCGACCAGGTGCGTCCGGAGGGGCAGCGGATGCTCTTCTCCGCCACCCTGGACCGCAACGTCGACCTGCTGGTCCGCCGCTACCTGACCGACCCGGTGGTCCACTCGGTCGACCCGTCCGCGGGCGCGGTCACGACGATGGAGCACCATGTCCTCCACGTGCACGCGGCGGACAAGAGCCGCACGACCACCGAGATCGCGGCACGCGACGGCCGGGTGATCATGTTCCTGGACACCAAGCACGCGGTGGACCGGCTGACCGAGCACCTGCTGAACAGCGGTGTCCGCGCCGCTTCCCTGCACGGCGGCAAGTCCCAGCCGCAGCGCACCCGGACCCTGGCCCAGTTCAAGACCGGGCACGTGACGGTTCTGGTGGCGACCAACGTCGCGGCGCGCGGCATCCACGTCGACCAACTGGACCTCGTGGTCAACGTCGACCCGCCGACCGATCCCAAGGACTATCTTCACCGCGGCGGCCGTACGGCCCGTGCCGGTGAGTCCGGAAGCGTCGTGACCCTGGTGATGCCGAACCAGCGCCGCGAGATGACCCGGCTGATGGCCGCCGCGGGCATCACTCCGCAGACCAGCCAGGTGCGTTCGGGAGAAGCGGAGCTGAGCCGCATCACAGGCGCCCAGGCGCCCTCGGGCGTGCCGGTCGTCATCCGCGCGCCGGTCACTGAGCGTCCGCGCCGTGCCGCTTCCGCCTCCTCCCGGGGCCGGCGTGGCCGCTCCGGCCAGGGCCGGTCCACCGGTACCGCCGCGCGTCGCACCCCCCAGGCCTAG
- a CDS encoding SMI1/KNR4 family protein, whose amino-acid sequence MTTDWTAEARRIARGRRFDEFSSPSARQAASSLLPPPLSEAEIREAEAELGIAFPEQYREYLLRQSAGGAVNRLYRSSAGWGWHGDSSTNYGLLTTDFPHRDSYRQDEDELDAREPSAQDFPDQDAYQAAWEQWDAEYEVFQERKTSGAVFIQENGCGFSTLLVVTGPHRGSLWFDGRATCDLILPMNLDGRPVSFTDWLARRSMDLVCW is encoded by the coding sequence GTGACGACCGATTGGACAGCGGAAGCCCGGCGCATTGCTCGAGGGAGGCGCTTCGACGAGTTCAGCAGTCCATCCGCGAGGCAGGCCGCCTCCTCGCTGCTGCCGCCGCCGCTGTCCGAAGCGGAGATCCGCGAAGCGGAGGCGGAACTGGGCATCGCGTTCCCGGAGCAGTACCGCGAATATCTGCTCCGGCAGAGCGCCGGCGGCGCGGTCAACCGCCTGTACCGATCCTCGGCAGGATGGGGCTGGCACGGGGACTCGAGCACCAACTACGGCTTGCTCACCACCGACTTCCCTCACCGCGACTCCTACCGCCAGGACGAGGACGAGCTGGACGCGCGCGAGCCGTCGGCGCAGGACTTCCCGGACCAGGACGCCTACCAAGCGGCGTGGGAACAGTGGGACGCCGAGTACGAGGTGTTCCAGGAGCGCAAGACGTCCGGCGCCGTATTCATCCAGGAGAACGGCTGTGGCTTCTCGACCCTGCTCGTCGTCACCGGTCCGCACCGGGGCTCACTGTGGTTCGACGGCCGGGCCACCTGCGACCTGATCCTTCCCATGAACCTGGACGGCCGGCCCGTCTCGTTCACGGACTGGCTCGCTCGACGGTCCATGGATCTGGTCTGCTGGTGA
- a CDS encoding CBS domain-containing protein, with amino-acid sequence MPLVRMQLCSEGSIPAVIVPSGVIPAGVVPADVLPTGVAEHADASGPRVRADMTVEVALSVMAGARVRYLLVIDADDQCTDSVTEAQLAAVRDGAAYSDRLRVRDVIRLRHNPDALAPV; translated from the coding sequence TTGCCGCTCGTCCGGATGCAGCTGTGTTCCGAGGGATCCATCCCCGCCGTCATCGTCCCCAGTGGTGTCATCCCCGCTGGTGTCGTCCCCGCAGATGTCCTCCCCACCGGCGTCGCGGAACACGCGGACGCCTCCGGACCGCGGGTACGGGCTGACATGACCGTCGAGGTGGCGCTGTCCGTCATGGCGGGCGCCCGTGTCAGGTATCTCCTCGTCATTGACGCGGACGACCAGTGCACGGACTCGGTCACCGAGGCCCAGCTCGCCGCCGTCCGCGACGGGGCCGCGTACTCGGACCGGCTCCGCGTACGCGATGTCATCCGACTTCGCCACAACCCGGACGCGCTCGCCCCGGTCTGA
- a CDS encoding DNA alkylation repair protein: MAEVMAELAGLEDPKARAVNEKHGDDHGVNLGKLRALAKRLKTQQELACRLWETDDSAARLLAILICRPKAFGRAELDTMLRQARTPKVHDWLVNYVVKKNPHAEELRLSWSADPDPVVAGAGWALTTERVAKNPEGLDLPGLLDTIEADMKDAPDRLQWAMNHCLAQIGIEHTEQRTRAIDIGERLEVLKDYPTPPGCTSPFAPVWINEMVRRQQG, from the coding sequence ATGGCCGAGGTGATGGCCGAGCTGGCCGGGCTCGAGGACCCCAAGGCACGCGCGGTCAACGAGAAGCACGGTGACGATCACGGTGTGAACCTCGGCAAGCTGCGCGCACTCGCGAAGCGGCTGAAGACACAGCAGGAACTCGCCTGCCGGCTCTGGGAGACGGACGACAGCGCGGCGAGACTGCTGGCGATCCTCATCTGCCGCCCGAAGGCCTTCGGGCGTGCGGAGCTGGACACCATGCTGCGCCAGGCGCGCACACCCAAGGTGCACGACTGGCTCGTGAACTACGTGGTGAAGAAGAACCCGCACGCCGAGGAGCTGCGGCTGTCCTGGTCCGCCGATCCGGATCCGGTGGTGGCCGGTGCCGGCTGGGCGCTGACCACCGAACGCGTGGCGAAGAACCCTGAGGGCCTGGACCTCCCGGGGTTGCTCGACACCATCGAGGCGGACATGAAGGACGCCCCCGACCGCCTGCAGTGGGCGATGAACCACTGCCTGGCCCAGATCGGGATCGAGCACACCGAGCAGCGCACCCGTGCCATCGACATCGGTGAGCGCCTGGAAGTCCTCAAGGACTACCCCACTCCCCCAGGCTGCACCTCCCCGTTCGCGCCCGTCTGGATCAACGAGATGGTGCGCCGACAGCAGGGCTGA
- a CDS encoding phosphatidylinositol-specific phospholipase C domain-containing protein, whose product MTGSMNRRRFSLRPLAAPRTALIGVLSLFLAFGAAGAGGATATAVAVAGDTNSLQVSGTTASGIHNTYDPSAFTYLAQGLDTGTSMIELDVWDDFFTQEWKVSHSSLTSNGNNCVNASSAADLYTGSTNKNLESCLDDVRVWLGAHPGHGPLIIKLEMKAGFQAGLGMSPAKLDQSITAHLGGLVYKPNDLLNKPGGGQFATLDDAAKAGNWPTRAQLAGKVLLEIIPGTVEENNPTDTLWTDKEYATYLRNLHTAGTTAQANIFPSVHNSASGDPRSRYSDTTLRPWFVAFDGDAAGYINSGIDTSWYDTNHYLLFMTDSQNVSPALDDVSPSASDASARVALLAKAHATVASNDWRGLPDVQSLVLPRG is encoded by the coding sequence GTGACCGGTTCGATGAACCGCCGTAGATTTTCCTTGCGCCCGCTCGCCGCGCCGCGTACTGCGCTGATCGGCGTGCTGAGCCTGTTCCTGGCGTTCGGCGCCGCCGGAGCCGGAGGCGCCACCGCCACCGCCGTCGCCGTCGCCGGGGACACAAACTCCTTACAGGTGTCCGGCACCACCGCGTCCGGAATCCACAACACCTACGACCCCAGCGCGTTCACCTACCTCGCCCAGGGCCTCGACACCGGCACCTCGATGATCGAACTGGACGTCTGGGACGACTTCTTCACCCAGGAATGGAAGGTCAGTCACAGCAGTCTGACCAGCAACGGCAACAACTGCGTCAACGCCTCCTCGGCCGCCGACCTGTACACCGGCAGCACCAACAAGAACCTGGAGAGCTGCCTGGACGACGTCCGGGTGTGGCTCGGCGCGCACCCCGGCCACGGGCCGCTGATCATCAAGCTGGAGATGAAGGCCGGCTTCCAGGCCGGCCTCGGAATGAGCCCGGCCAAGCTGGACCAGTCGATCACCGCACACCTGGGCGGCCTCGTCTACAAGCCGAACGACCTGCTGAACAAGCCCGGCGGTGGCCAGTTCGCCACCCTGGACGACGCGGCCAAGGCCGGAAACTGGCCCACCCGGGCGCAGTTGGCGGGCAAGGTGCTGCTGGAGATCATCCCCGGCACGGTCGAGGAGAACAACCCGACCGACACCCTGTGGACGGACAAGGAATACGCGACCTACCTGCGCAACCTGCACACCGCGGGCACCACCGCGCAGGCGAACATCTTCCCCTCGGTCCACAACTCCGCGTCGGGCGACCCGCGCAGCCGTTACTCCGACACGACACTGCGGCCCTGGTTCGTGGCATTCGACGGCGACGCGGCCGGCTACATCAACAGCGGCATCGACACGAGTTGGTACGACACCAACCACTACCTGCTGTTCATGACGGACTCGCAGAACGTGTCGCCGGCTCTCGACGACGTCAGCCCGTCGGCGTCCGACGCGTCGGCACGCGTCGCGCTGCTGGCGAAGGCGCATGCCACGGTCGCGTCGAACGACTGGCGGGGCCTGCCGGACGTGCAGTCACTGGTCCTGCCACGCGGTTGA
- a CDS encoding GNAT family N-acetyltransferase: protein MDDLGLVAWPPEPITTERLVLREPEFRDRAAFVELLASPDVHTYLGGPRPRDELEREMSGVPERWPGSFVVDLDGAMIGQILLRRNEADRRPAAAGKADLGYLFLPRAWGFGYAAEACAAALGWLTGALPGEPVVLTTQTANVRSLRLAAKLGFIEVERFEAWGAEQWLGMRSPAMPSG from the coding sequence ATGGACGATCTGGGATTAGTGGCATGGCCGCCCGAGCCGATCACGACCGAGAGGCTCGTGCTTCGTGAGCCCGAGTTCCGGGACCGTGCGGCGTTCGTCGAGTTGCTCGCCTCGCCGGACGTACACACCTACCTCGGCGGCCCCCGGCCGCGTGACGAGCTCGAGCGCGAGATGTCCGGGGTGCCCGAACGGTGGCCCGGGAGTTTCGTCGTTGATCTCGACGGGGCGATGATCGGTCAGATCCTGCTCAGGAGAAATGAGGCGGACCGTCGCCCGGCCGCCGCGGGGAAGGCCGATCTCGGCTACCTGTTCCTGCCGCGGGCGTGGGGATTCGGGTACGCCGCCGAGGCGTGCGCGGCAGCACTCGGCTGGCTCACCGGCGCGCTTCCCGGCGAGCCGGTGGTACTCACCACCCAGACCGCCAACGTCCGCTCGCTGCGTCTCGCGGCGAAGCTGGGGTTCATCGAGGTGGAGCGGTTCGAGGCTTGGGGCGCCGAGCAGTGGCTCGGCATGCGGTCCCCGGCCATGCCGTCCGGTTGA
- a CDS encoding glycoside hydrolase family 76 protein, producing MSLRPADIVVGSRFLIFLSAVVLACAAVLPAATPAAAATQVCVLACDTLDPSLARQESFPVPAKALNGRRLELHVSDADDMAWASIDGGVTGDSVWLDRSWDGGATWDGLLGKAAVPGTWTGTRTLMYNITDPRNHRRGLVRACGDAAAVGCTDWAYPTVCDTLCDRTDAGQASGDDQPVPSATLYGRTIRLHVDQKNSMAWASVESGAGGDEIWLDRSWDGGSTWPDGSSLGRTAVPQGATGTRTTMYATRDPRGLLYGGAVRACGREAGHQEGSCTVWARPAPTRTRAAADALMSSYDPYNGWWPSSWWNSAATLTSLVDFARTTGTHDYDWAVARTYDRNKGTFAAGVRSSDAIEGHFISRSIDDSGWWAIAWIDAYDYTGDARYLDEAVTISGYVQQYWDPGTCGGGVWWDRERTYKNAVTNGQYLWLATALHQRIPGDTVWLQRARTAAAWFRTSGMINSSGLVNDGLTSACANNGGTVWSYNQGLAIGGFTELWKSTGDGSLLATARTLADAAINSPALTRDGVLTESCDVGSASCDDNQKQFKGIFVRNLADLAKATGSSTYQGYLQKQADTLWARDRSSLNALGQRWAGTLPNQTDWRTQAGALGALTACAGPEGDRNGAPGQSS from the coding sequence GTGTCCTTACGCCCCGCCGACATCGTTGTCGGATCACGGTTCCTCATTTTCCTGTCGGCGGTCGTTCTCGCGTGTGCGGCCGTCCTCCCGGCCGCGACGCCCGCGGCCGCCGCCACCCAGGTGTGCGTACTGGCCTGCGACACGCTGGACCCCTCGCTGGCGCGGCAGGAGAGCTTTCCGGTACCGGCGAAGGCACTCAACGGCCGTCGCCTCGAACTGCACGTCTCCGACGCGGACGACATGGCGTGGGCCAGCATCGACGGCGGTGTGACGGGTGACTCGGTGTGGCTCGACCGTTCCTGGGACGGCGGTGCCACCTGGGACGGGCTGCTCGGCAAGGCCGCCGTCCCGGGCACCTGGACCGGCACCAGGACGCTGATGTACAACATCACCGATCCCCGCAACCACCGACGCGGACTGGTCCGGGCCTGCGGCGACGCCGCCGCAGTCGGCTGCACCGACTGGGCCTACCCCACCGTGTGCGACACACTCTGCGACCGTACCGACGCCGGCCAGGCGTCCGGCGACGACCAGCCGGTACCGTCCGCCACGCTCTACGGCCGTACGATCCGGCTGCACGTCGACCAGAAGAACTCCATGGCCTGGGCGAGCGTCGAATCCGGTGCCGGCGGTGACGAAATCTGGCTGGACCGTTCCTGGGACGGCGGCTCGACCTGGCCGGACGGCTCCTCTCTCGGCCGCACGGCCGTCCCCCAGGGAGCCACCGGCACCCGTACGACCATGTACGCGACCCGCGATCCGCGCGGCCTCCTCTACGGTGGTGCGGTCCGCGCGTGCGGCCGCGAGGCCGGCCACCAGGAGGGCAGCTGCACCGTGTGGGCCAGGCCCGCGCCGACCCGGACACGCGCCGCGGCGGACGCGCTCATGTCGTCGTACGACCCCTACAACGGCTGGTGGCCCAGCAGTTGGTGGAACTCCGCCGCCACACTCACCTCGCTCGTCGACTTCGCCAGGACGACCGGCACGCACGACTACGACTGGGCCGTCGCGCGCACCTACGACCGGAACAAGGGCACCTTCGCCGCCGGCGTGCGAAGTTCGGACGCGATCGAGGGCCACTTCATCAGCCGGTCCATCGACGACTCGGGCTGGTGGGCGATCGCCTGGATCGACGCGTACGACTACACCGGCGACGCCCGATATCTCGACGAGGCCGTCACCATCTCCGGCTATGTCCAGCAGTACTGGGACCCCGGGACCTGTGGAGGCGGGGTGTGGTGGGACCGGGAGCGGACCTACAAGAACGCCGTCACGAACGGCCAGTACCTCTGGCTGGCCACCGCGCTGCACCAGCGCATCCCGGGCGACACGGTATGGCTCCAGCGGGCGAGAACCGCCGCCGCCTGGTTCAGGACGAGCGGGATGATCAACTCCTCCGGGCTGGTGAACGACGGACTGACCTCTGCCTGCGCCAACAACGGCGGCACCGTGTGGAGTTACAACCAAGGGCTGGCCATCGGCGGTTTCACCGAGCTGTGGAAGTCGACCGGGGACGGTTCCCTGCTGGCCACCGCACGGACCCTGGCCGACGCCGCCATCAACAGCCCGGCGCTGACCCGCGACGGCGTGCTCACCGAGTCCTGCGACGTCGGCTCGGCGTCCTGCGACGACAACCAGAAGCAGTTCAAGGGAATCTTCGTGCGGAACCTCGCCGACCTCGCGAAGGCGACCGGCTCCAGCACCTACCAGGGCTATCTCCAGAAGCAGGCGGACACGTTGTGGGCCCGGGACCGCAGCTCCCTCAACGCCCTCGGTCAACGCTGGGCCGGTACCCTCCCCAACCAGACCGACTGGCGCACTCAGGCCGGCGCCCTCGGAGCGCTCACGGCGTGCGCGGGACCGGAGGGCGACCGCAACGGAGCGCCGGGTCAGTCAAGTTGA
- a CDS encoding YceI family protein has translation MTAFPTDLSPLTGHYTIDASHSRIGFVARHAMVTKVRGAFSEFEGSASFDGADPSKSSGTVTIQANSVDTRNADRDKHLRSNDFLNMDEYPQITFVSTAVHRSGDSTFDVTGDLTIKGVTKPVTIPFSYEGTATDPFGNIRVGLEGSVTINRKDYGVIWNAALETGGVLVSEKIQLEFEISAIKDA, from the coding sequence ATGACCGCGTTCCCTACCGACCTGTCCCCCCTGACCGGGCACTACACCATCGACGCCTCGCACAGCCGGATCGGCTTCGTTGCCCGGCACGCGATGGTCACCAAGGTCCGCGGCGCATTCAGTGAGTTCGAGGGCAGCGCGTCCTTCGACGGCGCCGACCCGTCGAAGTCGAGCGGCACGGTGACCATCCAGGCCAACAGCGTGGACACCCGCAACGCCGATCGCGACAAGCACCTGCGCAGCAACGACTTCCTCAACATGGACGAGTACCCGCAGATCACGTTCGTCTCCACGGCCGTACACCGCAGCGGCGACAGCACTTTCGACGTCACCGGAGATCTCACCATCAAGGGCGTCACCAAGCCGGTGACCATCCCCTTCAGCTACGAGGGCACCGCCACCGACCCGTTCGGCAACATTCGCGTCGGCCTGGAAGGCTCGGTCACCATCAACCGCAAGGACTACGGCGTCATCTGGAACGCCGCGCTGGAGACCGGCGGTGTCCTGGTGAGCGAGAAGATCCAGCTGGAGTTCGAGATCTCCGCGATCAAGGACGCCTGA
- a CDS encoding threonine ammonia-lyase, with product MQKTRLDIARIRAARRVIDPVFLDTPLYRCEALEPGLGCAVSIKLETANPVRSFKARGTEVVASLLAEDGSCEVVCASAGNLGQALAWSGRGRGLEVTVVASRFATVAKLDRIRALGAGLELVDGDHETARERAAAIARREGIRLVEDSLDIETCEGAATIGLELVDTVPSFDTVLIALGGGALATGVGHVLKALAPEVEVICVQPLGAPAMTHSWRGRRVVTTDSTSTIADGVAGRYPIPAVLDDLLLVADDAVLVQEESIIVGMRMLLDHAGLVVEPSAALGIAAILEDRDRFAGRHVVTIVCGSNVDVDAYHRWIAAAPVHRS from the coding sequence GTGCAGAAGACGCGCCTCGACATCGCTCGGATCCGGGCGGCCCGCCGGGTCATCGACCCGGTCTTCCTCGACACTCCGCTGTACCGCTGCGAGGCGCTGGAGCCCGGCCTCGGATGCGCCGTGAGCATCAAGCTCGAAACGGCGAACCCGGTACGCAGCTTCAAGGCCCGCGGCACCGAGGTGGTCGCGAGCCTGCTCGCCGAGGACGGCTCGTGCGAGGTGGTGTGTGCCAGCGCGGGAAATCTCGGCCAGGCCCTCGCGTGGTCCGGTCGCGGCCGGGGGCTCGAGGTGACGGTCGTGGCGTCACGCTTTGCGACGGTGGCCAAGCTTGACCGCATCCGCGCGCTGGGCGCCGGGTTGGAGCTGGTGGACGGCGATCACGAGACGGCCCGCGAGCGGGCGGCGGCCATCGCGCGCCGCGAGGGAATCCGGCTGGTCGAAGACAGCCTGGACATCGAGACCTGCGAGGGTGCGGCGACCATCGGTCTGGAACTGGTGGACACCGTGCCGTCGTTCGACACCGTCCTGATCGCTCTGGGTGGCGGGGCGCTGGCCACCGGTGTGGGTCATGTGCTGAAGGCCCTGGCGCCCGAGGTCGAGGTGATCTGCGTCCAGCCGCTGGGCGCACCGGCGATGACACACTCGTGGCGCGGGCGGCGCGTCGTCACCACCGACTCGACCAGCACGATCGCCGACGGCGTCGCCGGCCGGTATCCCATCCCGGCCGTCCTGGACGACCTCCTCCTGGTCGCCGACGACGCCGTTCTGGTCCAGGAGGAATCGATCATCGTCGGTATGCGGATGCTCCTCGACCACGCCGGCCTCGTCGTGGAGCCGTCGGCCGCGCTCGGCATCGCGGCGATCCTCGAAGACCGTGACCGGTTCGCCGGCCGGCATGTGGTCACCATCGTGTGCGGGAGCAACGTCGACGTGGACGCCTATCACCGCTGGATCGCCGCAGCTCCCGTCCACCGGTCCTGA
- a CDS encoding cold-shock protein, whose product MATGTVKWFNAEKGFGFIEQDGGGADVFAHYSNIASSGFRELQEGQKVSFDIAQGQKGPTAENIVSA is encoded by the coding sequence ATGGCTACTGGCACCGTGAAGTGGTTCAACGCGGAAAAGGGCTTCGGCTTCATCGAGCAGGACGGCGGCGGCGCCGACGTCTTCGCCCACTACTCGAACATCGCCAGCTCCGGCTTCCGTGAGCTCCAGGAAGGCCAGAAGGTCTCCTTCGACATCGCGCAGGGCCAGAAGGGCCCGACGGCGGAGAACATCGTTTCCGCCTGA